Within Sorangiineae bacterium MSr11367, the genomic segment GCTACATCGACCTTCTGCGGCCGTACGTCGACCTCGTGATCATGGTCACGCACCTCGGGCTCGAAACCGATCAACGCATGGTGCGCGAGACCACCGGCATCGACATCGTGCTCGGCGGGCACAATCACGTGGTCATCAACCCACCGCAGGAAATCCGGGATTGCAGCTCGGATTTGAGCTCCCCCGGCTTCATTTGGGCGGTCGACCCGGATCTGAAGATCGACCCCGACAAGCCCCCGCCGAACGACGAGAAGCATCCGGACCCCAAATATCACCCGTACATGATGAAGCGCGCCTGCAGGCCGCGAAACGTGATCATCGCGCACTCGGGTGCCTTCGCGAAGTACGTCGGAAGGCTCGACGTGGTCATGTCCAACGACCGGATCGAGGCCAGCCCCGATGGAGATCCGGAACACTACGAACCGATCAACAAGTTCGAAATCATCTCCAGCAAGTACACCGCGTTCCCCATCAACTCGTCGGTGCCCGAAGATCCGGTGCTGGTGGACATGCTCCAGCCCTATCAGCGGACGCTGGATCGCGTGGCCGATCTCGATCTCTTGATTGGGTATTCACCCCAAGGCTCCAAGCGCAATGCGCCGAACGGGGGAGACTCTCCACTTGGCAACTTGGTTGCAACGGCCATGTGGTTGCGTCTGGGCATCCAGACGGATTTTTCGCTCACCAACTCCGGCGGAATTCGAACGGATTTGAACCCTGGGCCGGTGACCGTCGAGCAGATGTACAACATCTTCCCGTTCGACAACTCGATCACGAAAATGCAGCTTTCGGGGCTCGAGGTGCAGGACTTGTTCGACTTCGTGTCGCGCCGTTCGACCGCGCGCGGCTGCGTGTCGCAGGTGCAGATCGCGGGGGCGCGCGTTCGCCTCAATTGCGATGTCTGCACCCGCCCGGATGCGGGGCCGAGTTGCGTCGTCGACGACGAATGCACCGTCGGCACCACGCAGAAGTGTGAAAAAGCCCCGGGTGAAGACATCGGGCGCTGTCACCTCACCAGCTGCGCGGAGGAGGTCTACATCGGGCACACGAACACGTCGTGCGAGACCGATCGCGACTGCCCGCTCAAGGACGATGGCACGCCACACCCGGGCTCGTGCGACACGCGCATCAAGCAGTGCCTCTCGCTCGTGCGGCCGACGAACCTGTACGAACTCGCCACGAGCAATTACCTGGCAGGCGGCGGCTCCGGGTTCCGCGTCCTCCAGCGCAATACGACGCAGTTCGATACCAAAGTTCAACAGCGCGATGCGCTCATCGACTATCTGCGCCAGCAAAAGCCGTGTGGCTACATCGGGGAGGCCGCAGGCACGCCCGATGGGCTCAAGTCGTGCGGCACGGATTCCGATTGCCGCGACGTGGCCCCGGACGCGGTGTGCGCCTGCCCCGGCCAAGTCGAGGCGCAAACGTCGGGCGGAAACTTGGCCTGCGTGAGCAACGGCAGCTGCAATCCCTCCGTGGGTCGCTGCGTGCTCGGTGGCTGCCGCAATTCGGTGGCCGATTTCCACAACCGCCGGTGCGCGTCTTCACCCGATCGTGACAACTGCAAGATCGATCTCGATGCATGCTCGCTGGCGGGCGAGGAATGCAAAATTCTATCGTGCGTCGACGCACGGGCGGGCAATTTTTCGGACGACCGGCAGGAGATGATCGGCCGATGAAATCGAAGTGGTATTTGGCATTGGTGCCGCTGGTATTCGGCATGGGGTGCACCGATGGATTCGGCGAGCTGAAATCCAACGAGCGGCTCACCGTTTCCCTGGTCGGCGGCGAACGCGGGACCAAGATATCCCGCGTGGACATCGCGCTGGCGGACCCCGCGCGCCTGACCGTGAAAGTCGAGGCATACCGCGCCGATGGAAGTCTGAATACGGACTTTACGGGCTATGTTCGCCTGTCCATCAAACCGGGCACGGTCAGGGACATCGTGGGGCCCAACGTCGTAGGCCGCAATGTGCGGTTGGTCAACGGTGTGGCCGGCGATGTGACGCTCGGTGTGGTGGGCTCGTACGGCGATACGCGGATCTGGGCCGAAGACATGGGCTATTTTCCCGTGGATCCGAACGTCAATCCGCCGCCGCAGTGTTCCGATGGCAAGGACAACGATGGCGATGGCGATATCGATTTTCCGGCCGATGCCGGCTGCGCCTTCGCCAACGACGATTCCGAAGACGGCGGAACGCTGGCCACCGGGGTGAGCCCCATTCTGTATTTCAAGTATCCGCGCATTCGCGATGTACGTGGAATTTCACAGGGGGGATCGGCCACGTCGTTTCCGCACGAGCAGGTGCAGATCGACACCGGGTATCGTCCCGAGGACAACAGCTTCGAATTCAGCTTGGTGGTGACGCGGATCGCACAGGATGGCTTTTACGTCACGGACCTCGACCCCAAGGATTTTGGCAGGGGCTTCCATAGCCTCTTTGCCTTCAATTTCAGCGCCCCTGCCCGGCTCGGCGTGTGCGATCGGCTGACGGCGCTCGCCGGGACGGCATCGGACTTCTTCGGCTTCACCGAGCTCGGATTTCCCACGTGGGGCGTCGAGCCGTGGGACGAGGAAGCGTACAAGCAAGGGCTCCCGGGCTCGCGTCCCTGCATGGTGCCCGAGCCTTTCGTCTTCGGTGCGAAAACGGCCGCGGATCCGAACGTCAAGCTGCAGCAGATCGCGGCGCTGGTCCGTGCGTGGACGGGCGACGTGCCCGCCCCCGACGAGAAGGATGCGCCCAATACGCACGCGCACTCGCTTTCCGTGGCGTCGCACTTCGGGTCGGGCTTCCCCAAAGCACCGACGTATGCGCCGAAGGACGATGCGAGCAATTGCGATTTGAACGGCGACGGCAGCGTCGATTTCAGCACCAACCCCGAGAAGGCGTGCGCCGACGCCTGCGCGAAGGACGTGCAGTGCTCGGAGTGGTCGACGTACGCGGCACGCGGAGATTTCCGCCTGGTGCTGCACGACAACGACCCGCGCGTCTCCACGGGGACGCCGCGCGATACGCAGATGCAGGCGAATGCCTCGACGGTGTCGGCATTCCACGCCGCGGCCCTGCGTGGAAAACCGATCAAATCGTTCACCGGCACCTTGCGCTACTTCTCCGGTGGCTCGCAATTCACCATCGAGGCACGCTGCCCCGACGACATCGTGGTCGACCTCGACAAGCCTGCTCTCGGCTCGGACAAGGCATGCCGTGCCCGAACCACTTCCGAAAACCCCGGCAACTGAGAACACGTCCGATGCGTATTACCTTCATCGCTCCTTTCGCGTCTGCCGCGCTGTGCATGCTCGTCACCACCAGCCTGCACGCGCAAACGACAGGGACACCCGACAGCACGCCCCCGCTGCCGCCACTCAGCGGGGCGAGTTCTCCAACGCAGGCACCTGCGCCTCCGCCCCAGCCGGCTACCGTACCTTCGACGCAGCCCACCCCGGGACCGACTCCGCCGTCGCCGGCGTCGGCGTCGGCGCCCACGCCGGGCGGCATCGACAACCAGGCGCCGCGCCAGGATGATTCGCGGACGGATCTTTTGCTCGGAACCGCGGGCGCGCGGGCGGTGGGCATGGCTCCGCCGGGGAGCAACCCCGGTGACTTCATGGATACGCGTCTGACGTGGACGTTCGGCGACGACGACTTCACCCACAAGACCGGGGAACTTCTGCCCCTCTCGCCGAATTTCTCGATTGGAGATCGCCAGCAATACCGTCTCTTCTTCGACAATCTGAATTCCCGTTATTCGGGCCGTGAGAACCTCACGCACCTGGTGATGTACAAGAAGATGCCGGGGTTCATCGAGCGGCTGACCACCGAAGCGGCGGTGGTTCTGCGCTTCGACCTCGCATCCCTGGCGGCCAACACCGGCAATTTGAATTCGGCGCTGTCCGATGCCGGCTCGTACCTTCGCGTCTTTTATCAGACGGGTAAAAAGGAAAAAGAAGGACTGAGCGCGGTGTTCTTTCCGCTGGACACCGACCGCTTCCGCCTCGGGTACCTTTACGACATTAGCTGGGGCGGCACCAATGCGGGTATCCGCGAATCGATCTTCCCGCGCATCCAGGGATCGTCGCCGGGTCTCAAGCTTCAGTACGACCACGAGAAGATGTACGCGTTCGTTGGATTCAAGACAGCGACCATCGTACAGCCGCAGCAGGTGCTGAGCCCCGGCGGCGACAACGACGTCGAGACGGTGCGTGTCGGCGAGACGAATTACGGCCTGCTCATGGGCTTCGGCGTGGATCCGCACAAGAACGTGCGCTTCGATGCGGGTGGCGGTTACTTCCAGCAGGGCAAGTTCGACTTGGACGACGTGCGCGGTCGGTCGATTTACACGTACGGCGGCGCCGGGCGCATCGTCGTGCACCACAACATGCCGGTTCCGCAATCGGTCGACTTCCGGCTTTATCGGAATGACCCGTCGTCCCCTCAAATCATGTTCGCGCCGGAGAAATACAAGGACGGCGAGGTCTCCTGGAGCGTGAGCGCCGAGGCCGACGTGCTCGGGCAGCACTTGAAGGACTTCGACAAGCCAGGGGCGGTGAAGGACCAGCTGGCCTACGGCACCGCGGTGCAGGCCGTGGTGAAGGCGAGTTATCTGCGCCTCAGCGTCTCGGGCATCATGCGCAATCTGAACTTCGTCGTGCGCAACGTGCCCGGCTTCATCCCGTTCGAAACGCTTCCCAGCAACGCCAAGGCCGAGCCCGAGGTTTTCGGTGCGTTCGCCGCCGACTACTTCATCCAATCGCTGCACCTGACCCCCGGCCTCGGCGGCGGCGTCCAGATGCCCGCCACGTTCCGCAGCGAGTTCACCGAGGGCGGCGTGCCCGCGTCGCGCACCACCGTCGTCCGCCAAAACGGCGACGAGTCCATTCTGCCGTACAACAAGGATCGCACGCCCATCTTCCAAGCGCGCGTGAGCCTGCGCTGGGACCTGTCGAAAATCCTGAGCGCGATGGTGTGGGGTCAGTTCGTGCGCGACAACAACGGCACCTTGGTCGTCCGCGATCCGCAGGAAGGCACCGCATCGCTGCGCGTCTTCCAGAGCCCGAACCGCCTCGGCGCCGGGTTGAGCCTCCAAGCACGATTTTAGGCTCGAAGAAATTGAACAGGGAGGCGGGGAGGCGGGGAGTTTTAGGTTTTCAGTTGGCCCAGTAGGCTAACTGAAAACCCAAAAAAGCCTTCTGTGCGGCTTCGTGCAGGTTCCCTCCCCGCCTCCCCGTCTCCCTGTGAATTCTTCCTAAGCCGAGCGCGTTTGACATAGCGAACGACCGTCATATAATGACGGCGTGCGGTATCCAGCAGGGCATCGGGAGCATTCGCGGGAGCGGATCATCGAGGCGGCGGCGAGCCTCTTTCGGTCGCGGGGCATCACCAACACGGGCATCGATGCGGTGATGTCCGCGGTGGGCCTCACCGCGGGCGGATTTTATGCGCACTTCAAGTCGAAGCAGCACCTGATTGGCGAGGTGGTGAAGAAGGCCTTCGTCGACGGGCAGGCGCGGCTTCACTGCGCCGACGAAGATCGGCGCGCGTGGATGGAGGCGGTGCTTCGCCGCTACATCAGCCGCTCGCACCGCGACCATCCGGACCAAGGTTGTCCAATGGTGACGATGCTCAGCGAGCTGCCGCACGCGCACGAGGTCGTGCAGCCGATCATCAAGGACGAGGTCGAGAAGTACGCGGGCCTGTTCGAGAAGCGGCTCGGCGAAGGCCCCGAAGGCGCGCCGACGGCGCGGCAGCGTGCGCTCGGCGCCATCGCGCTCATGGTGGGCGCCGTGTCGGTGGCGCGTGTGCTTCGTGGAAGCAAATTGTCCGACGAGGTGCTCGCCGCGGCCCGCGCTGTCGGGCTGTCGCTCGTTCAGCCGGAGACCAACGAAACATGAGTCCATCGCTTCATATGGCAACGGCAGGCTCCGGGGAGCCCGTGCTTCTTTTGCACAGCGGCGGCATGTCGTCGCGCCAATGGCGAAGGCTGACGGATGCACTCTCGCCTTCGTTTCGGGTGCTGGCGCCCGACTTTCTCGGCTCGGGGGAAAACCCGCTCTGGCCAGAGGGAGAGCCGTTTCACTTTCTGAAGGACGTCGAAGCCGTGGAGCGCATCATCGCGGATCTCGCCGGGCCGGTGCACCTCGTGGGGCACTCGTACGGAGGGTTCGTCGCGCTGACCATCGCGCGGCGGAACCCCGCGGTGGTTCGCTCGCTAACGGTCTACGATCCGGTGGCGTTCGGCGTTCTTTACCATCCGGAGGATACCGAGGCGCTGGCGG encodes:
- a CDS encoding TetR/AcrR family transcriptional regulator, with the protein product MRYPAGHREHSRERIIEAAASLFRSRGITNTGIDAVMSAVGLTAGGFYAHFKSKQHLIGEVVKKAFVDGQARLHCADEDRRAWMEAVLRRYISRSHRDHPDQGCPMVTMLSELPHAHEVVQPIIKDEVEKYAGLFEKRLGEGPEGAPTARQRALGAIALMVGAVSVARVLRGSKLSDEVLAAARAVGLSLVQPETNET
- a CDS encoding 5'-nucleotidase C-terminal domain-containing protein — its product is MGFALFRRCVASVSAAVVVLSVFAGGTGCSSETEGASDSPCPPGQACQARLTILHTSDIHSRIYPYDQLVTQVDSDLGLGTIGDIHNVGGVARMSYVLKRERARSERVVHLDSGDCFQGAPVFNFYAGEPEVRSLSAMGLDAAVIGNHEFDRGALNVTQQFQRWGTFASLVANYKFDDPNNPDSPKLSTVAKPFTVINREGLKIGVIGMGNLSSLTSVFDQPNRLGVTPLNTVETAQGYIDLLRPYVDLVIMVTHLGLETDQRMVRETTGIDIVLGGHNHVVINPPQEIRDCSSDLSSPGFIWAVDPDLKIDPDKPPPNDEKHPDPKYHPYMMKRACRPRNVIIAHSGAFAKYVGRLDVVMSNDRIEASPDGDPEHYEPINKFEIISSKYTAFPINSSVPEDPVLVDMLQPYQRTLDRVADLDLLIGYSPQGSKRNAPNGGDSPLGNLVATAMWLRLGIQTDFSLTNSGGIRTDLNPGPVTVEQMYNIFPFDNSITKMQLSGLEVQDLFDFVSRRSTARGCVSQVQIAGARVRLNCDVCTRPDAGPSCVVDDECTVGTTQKCEKAPGEDIGRCHLTSCAEEVYIGHTNTSCETDRDCPLKDDGTPHPGSCDTRIKQCLSLVRPTNLYELATSNYLAGGGSGFRVLQRNTTQFDTKVQQRDALIDYLRQQKPCGYIGEAAGTPDGLKSCGTDSDCRDVAPDAVCACPGQVEAQTSGGNLACVSNGSCNPSVGRCVLGGCRNSVADFHNRRCASSPDRDNCKIDLDACSLAGEECKILSCVDARAGNFSDDRQEMIGR